In the genome of Cryptomeria japonica chromosome 8, Sugi_1.0, whole genome shotgun sequence, one region contains:
- the LOC131027597 gene encoding ergothioneine biosynthesis protein 1 → MIIILLFGKEIRTPSDIMHNIKWISHTMEYGGSNGVNRVLVKQIAIKRVASVLQNLQVSMAEQMVLNGLRKQQKEIKLSLLYDSHGSEIFEEITSLQEYYLFNEEVQLLKDKAVEIAEAITPGSLVVELGCRDARKTAPLLSAIQHVHGRCRYVGIDVSESVLNEARRSLAELVAGLEPSAIEFAHADFIKGLHQVKSCYPEQQLCLVWLGSSVGNLTREDAVKIFKDVFEAVGFTCQLLVSMDMWRNPETLYSAYNDKKGVTERFIKHSMQKALSCIGYAPDEDSVQSWCYDVEINKLLRRVEMYISFPQGLTLNKHQIQIRPRERILVEFSTKYSADDIKFVATKAYCQVPRCWGDRSDYTCQIFLPVSHALVQCWRDTDKLFAGILDWNSKPIDLRHPYIFYYGHVCVFTKIKMIANQEESELDTIFSRGIDPNVLDPSQCHSHPVIPSTWPSKEVVIDYVRKTRIWIQNEVAKGKMDTRVFSLVIEHERMHQETLTYMVVQDRKKSFENKTVAINNPQKDNMFSDILLHKISRPDISIEAGDVTLGQNPCDISTFIWDNESPPFHTKVSEPFLVAARPVSIKDYLAFIVSGGYKIRRFWKQEDCTFFSENGFVHPATWSLVGTEYYIHGPESIKHWTEVAEEAVYVSLAEAEAFCKWMGCRVMTEAQYHRILDCDKHGKKVLSMRGGGWEWTSTEFRPFPGFKPMPEYEEYSADFFDGKHYVLKGYSDVTHASMYRDSFRNFYQRQYRYVFSKFRCILSACDGYQSQLH, encoded by the exons ATGATTATCATATTATTATTTGGAAAGGAAATTCGAACACCCAGTGACATTATGCACAATATAAAATGGATTTCACACACCATGGAGTACGGCGGATCAAATGGTGTTAATAGAGTTCTGGTTAAACAGATTGCTATAAAAAGAGTTGCATCTGTTCTACAAAACTTACAAGTGAGTATGGCAGAGCAAATGGTGTTAAATGGGCTGAGGAAACAACAGAAAGAGATTAAATTGAGTTTGCTGTATGACAGTCATGGATCAGAGATCTTCGAAGAGATTACAAGTCTCCAAGAGTATTACTTGTTCAATGAAGAAGTCCAGCTTTTGAAAGACAAGGCAGTGGAGATAGCAGAGGCCATTACTCCTGGAAGTTTGGTTGTTGAATTGGGTTGTCGTGATGCTCGTAAGACTGCTCCTTTACTCTCTGCTATTCAACATGTTCATGGAAG ATGCAGGTATGTTGGAATTGATGTTTCGGAAAGTGTGCTGAATGAGGCTAGAAGAAGCCTGGCAGAGCTTGTGGCAGGACTAGAACCTAGTGCCATAGAATTTGCGCATGCAGATTTTATCAAGGGTTTGCACCAGGTGAAAAGCTGTTATCCTGAACAGCAACTCTGCCTTGTATGGCTTGGAAGCAGTGTTGGCAATTTGACAAGGGAAGATGCTGTAAAAATTTTCAAGGATGTTTTCGAAGCTGTGGGATTCACTTGCCAACTACTTGTCTCCATGG ATATGTGGAGGAATCCTGAAACCCTTTATTCAGCATACAATGACAAGAAGGGAGTAACCGAGCGCTTCATCAAACATAGTATGCAGAAGGCACTGTCCTGTATTGGATATGCACCTGATGAGGACTCGGTACAATCATGGTGTTATGATGTGGAGATTAACAAACTTCTTAGAAGAGTAGAAATGTACATCTCCTTTCCCCAAGGTTTGACTCTTAATAAACATCAGATCCAAATCAG ACCCAGGGAGAGGATTTTGGTCGAATTCTCCACAAAATACAGTGCGGATGATATAAAATTTGTTGCAACCAAAGCCTACTGCCAGGTGCCTAGATGTTGGGGAGACAGATCAGATTACACCTGTCAAATATTCCTGCCTGTCAGTCATGCTTTGGTGCAGTGCTGGAGGGACACTGATAAACTGTTTGCAGGCATCTTGGATTGGAACTCCAAGCCAATTGATCTGCGACATCCATATATCTTCTACTA TGGTCATGTTTGTGTCTTCACAAAGATAAAAATGATAGCAAACCAGGAAGAATCAGAATTGGATACCATATTTTCAAGAGGAATTGATCCCAATGTCCTGGATCCATCGCAGTGCCACAGCCATCCAGTTATACCCTCAACATGGCCCTCAAAGGAAGTTGTGATTGACTATGTCAGAAAAACAAGAATATGGATACAGAATGAGGTTGCAAAGGGAAAAATGGATACGAGGGTTTTTTCCCTGGTAATTGAGCATGAAAGAATGCATCAAGAAACCCTGACCTACATGGTAGTCCAAGACAGGAAAAAATCATTTGAGAACAAAACAGTAGCTATTAACAACCCACAGAAAGACAACATGTTTTCTGAcatcctcttgcacaaaatttCCAGACCAGACATATCAATTGAAGCTGGAGATGTCACTTTAGGGCAAAACCCATGTGATATATCTACATTCATATGGGACAACGAAAGCCCACCATTTCATACAAAAGTTTCCGAGCCATTTCTTGTAGCTGCAAGGCCTGTTTCTATTAAGGATTACCTCGCCTTTATTGTTTCTGGAGGCTACAAAATCAGGAGGTTCTGGAAACAGGAGGACTGCACCTTCTTCTCTGAGAATGGATTTGTCCATCcagcaacatggtctttggtgggCACTGAGTATTACATCCATGGCCCTGAGTCAATCAAGCATTGGACTGAAGTGGCTGAGGAAGCTGTGTATGTAAGCCTCGCAGAGGCTGAAGCCTTTTGCAAGTGGATGGGTTGCAGAGTGATGACAGAAGCACAGTATCACAGGATTTTGGACTGTGACAAGCATGGAAAGAAGGTTCTAAGTATGAGAGGAGGTGGTTGGGAGTGGACTAGCACAGAGTTTCGCCCATTTCCTGGCTTTAAGCCTATGCCAGAGTATGAAGAATACTCTGCTGATTTTTTTGATGGGAAACATTATGTTCTCAAGGGGTACTCAGATGTGACCCATGCAAGTATGTACAGAGATTCGTTCAGGAACTTCTATCAACGTCAGTACAGATATGTATTCTCAAAATTTAGATGTATTCTTTCAGCTTGTGATGGGTATCAGTCACAGCTCCATTGA